AAgtagcaaaatatataaaaatgtagatGGGCAgaataaattcatttttacctCTTTCTTAACATTGACATaaaatgcattttatttcttctttcctttctttttccttttcaagcatttaaaaaaaaaaacaatttgaTTCACAGTTTTGTAGTTCACTCATAAtgtaatcataaaaaaaaaaaaagagctttaaaattatatttgaatttcctcaatatttttaatatttcttataaaaataatttgtaaaatCACGGCAAACTTAAAGCTGGGTTTTAACAAACAGGTGCAGGGAAAAATAAACTTATGCACTCCACgcttttgtatgtatatatatatatatatatatatgtatatatatatatatgtatgtacatatacatgtacatataaatatgcgattttcttattaaagaaaggaaataataaaggGATATTACCAGTGAACAATTTACAccttttacttaaaaaaaaagaaaaagaaaaagaacatcccttttaattataaatctGAAGGTGCCAAATTCTCTAGTGACGTTTTAAGCAGCTACcttaacatatacatattatacacgtatatatatatgtaattatataaacacataaCAACAGCGTGTTTCCGTATTtctgctttttctttttgttttacctTCCACATGAtcaaaatatgaagaaacaAATTTTCATTCATTCGACattatttccctttttataaattttacaaaaactATTTCCTTGATTACATTCTCGAGATTCTCTTTATTGCATATTTATTAgtaaagtaaaaatagtaTGTAAACTGTAAaccacttttttttttttttttttttttttattaacggATGGATAGTATTCACACAAAGTAACACACatatgaaaataagaaaaaaaggatggaaaaaaaaggaaaaaaaaaaaattcatcctaatataattacataataaaatatgaattccttattttaataaaataaaattttaacagaaaaaacaaattagcAAATTTTTGTAGTACGAACTTTAACACCTAATATGATTTATCTAcaattttttcctattatctttattaattttttttttcgaaattttttaataagttactatttttttgtaaattttaataataatgggaTTCATTGCTTATATAGACAAAGCCTCACCAATGTGAATAACAACAtctcacaaaaaaaattattaaagaataatcatgtttttcattttatacaaaagaacaaattaGTTGGTGGGTGCAGACGAAAAAAgaattcttttttgttttttctgaatttaaaaaaaaaaaaattacctcATCTTTTATGTTTTCATAGCGAGGATTGTGAATATTGCAGAAGCATGGAGAAGTTATTAACAAAGCtgaaagaagaagaagatgtAAACTTGTTAAAATTAGAAATGTATGAAAATTCGTAcaattttgaattattacAGCAGTTAGACTACAACAATTTATGTGGGGGATTGccttattattacaatttaaaaaCTCACTACAACATTTGCGGAGCTACAACCTACCACAATTTGAGAAACTGGGCACTGGACAGAAAATGCAAGTACGGGAAAAGGgacatattttttcattttttcgttcttcatttttagtttttcgttcttcatttttagtttttcgttcttcatttttagtttttcgttttccatttttagtttttcgttttccatttttagtttttcgttttccatttttattttttttttgtgttatttGCGTAAGCCTATTTCCGTATAGTGTTAACTTAAACTTTTCTGTACCAACTTACGAGAATG
The window above is part of the Plasmodium malariae genome assembly, chromosome: 10 genome. Proteins encoded here:
- the ATrx2 gene encoding thioredoxin-like protein, putative → MIYLQFFPIIFINFFFRNFLISYYFFVNFNNNGIHCLYRQSLTNVNNNISQKKLLKNNHVFHFIQKNKLVGGCRRKKNSFLFFLNLKKKKLPHLLCFHSEDCEYCRSMEKLLTKLKEEEDVNLLKLEMYENSYNFELLQQLDYNNLCGGLPYYYNLKTHYNICGATTYHNLRNWALDRKCNPNEPPNEEI